From the genome of Amylibacter sp. IMCC11727:
TGTATTCAAAGCGGCGTTGAAATTTGCGGTTGGCGGAGCGGAGGGCCTCTTCGGGGTCGATTTTGAGGTGTCTTGCGAGGTTGGCCATGACGAACATTAAATCGCCAAATTCTTCCACTTGTTTGTCGTGGGGGAGGGTGTCGCGGGCTTCGACCAGTTCAGCGGCTTCCTCCTTGATTTTATCCAAGACCTGCGCGGTTTCCGGCCAGTCAAAGCCGACGCGGGCGGCGCGTTTTTGGAGTTTTACCGCGCGGGTGAGGGCGGGTAAGTTTTTGGCGATGCCGTCGAGCGTGCGGGTTTTTACCGTGCCTTTTGCGGCGCGTTCGGCGGCTTTGATCTTTTCCCAGTCGGCTGTTTGTTGAGCGGCGGACTTATCACGGCTTTCATCCCCAAAGACGTGGGGGTGGCGGTGGATCATTTTTTCGGCGATGTTTTTGGTGACGGAGTCAAAGG
Proteins encoded in this window:
- the mazG gene encoding nucleoside triphosphate pyrophosphohydrolase, with translation MSKAKSDALCLDPNGGLPRLLEIMARLRDPETGCPWDIEQTYASIVPYTIEEAYEVADAIEQDNMAELEGELGDLLLQVVYYTQMGSEDGHFTFDSVTKNIAEKMIHRHPHVFGDESRDKSAAQQTADWEKIKAAERAAKGTVKTRTLDGIAKNLPALTRAVKLQKRAARVGFDWPETAQVLDKIKEEAAELVEARDTLPHDKQVEEFGDLMFVMANLARHLKIDPEEALRSANRKFQRRFEYIEDALEAGGKTPAQSNLTEMDALWDRAKTAE